Proteins from one Sphingobium herbicidovorans genomic window:
- a CDS encoding mycofactocin-coupled SDR family oxidoreductase: MEQDDPTISRRHFFASAGAIAAATATAGTAEAAALAQSGKRFAGKVAWITGGARGQGRSHAQRLAAEGADIILSDSLTSLPTIDYPMARQSDLDETAAMVRAAGGRVLALKSDVRDPAAAAEVARKGMETFGKIDLLVANAGVYGTASMTSMDDALFDDIIRTNLYGVFHSIRAVLPGMVERRSGRIVAIASLAARTGQMNSAAYCASKWGVIGMVKATALDVARSGVTVNCVCPTAVNTPLLNNPVAWKRALPGDTEPTQAKFEAKMRANPFAPQAVPWVEPSDVSDSVLFLLSDEARHITGSAIDVAAGSMAGNVA, from the coding sequence ATGGAACAAGACGATCCGACGATTTCTCGCCGACATTTTTTCGCTTCAGCAGGCGCCATTGCTGCGGCAACCGCCACGGCCGGGACCGCCGAGGCGGCGGCATTGGCGCAGTCTGGAAAGCGCTTCGCGGGGAAGGTGGCTTGGATCACCGGAGGCGCTCGGGGTCAGGGCCGCAGCCATGCCCAACGGCTTGCCGCCGAAGGGGCCGACATCATTCTTTCCGACAGCCTGACATCGTTGCCCACGATCGACTATCCGATGGCGCGTCAGTCCGACCTGGACGAGACGGCGGCGATGGTCCGTGCTGCCGGAGGGCGCGTTCTGGCCCTCAAGTCCGACGTACGCGATCCAGCCGCTGCGGCAGAAGTGGCGCGCAAAGGCATGGAGACATTTGGCAAGATCGATCTGCTGGTCGCGAACGCCGGTGTCTATGGCACTGCGTCGATGACATCCATGGACGACGCATTGTTCGACGACATCATTCGCACCAACCTGTACGGCGTATTTCACAGCATTCGCGCCGTCCTTCCCGGCATGGTGGAGCGCCGCTCGGGCCGTATCGTCGCGATCGCATCGCTCGCCGCCCGGACTGGCCAGATGAACTCGGCCGCCTACTGCGCGTCCAAATGGGGCGTCATCGGCATGGTGAAAGCAACCGCGCTCGACGTCGCCAGGAGCGGCGTGACGGTGAATTGCGTCTGCCCCACCGCCGTCAACACGCCGTTGCTCAATAATCCAGTCGCCTGGAAACGGGCGCTTCCCGGTGACACTGAGCCGACCCAGGCGAAATTTGAAGCAAAGATGCGCGCCAATCCCTTCGCTCCGCAGGCCGTGCCGTGGGTCGAGCCATCCGACGTCAGCGACAGTGTCCTGTTCCTGCTGTCCGATGAGGCCCGGCATATTACCGGTTCGGCCATTGATGTTGCAGCCGGAAGTATGGCAGGCAATGTCGCGTAG
- a CDS encoding zinc-dependent alcohol dehydrogenase, which yields MRAAIFQQAGKPLSIENVPDPTPAADQVLLEVANAGICGSDLHMAQSDHTPAGLILGHEFAGVISALGKDVAGWKVGDRVTALPLNACNSCNACDSGLPALCSQNLFTGCYLTAQGAYAQFVTARGSMLQRLPDGVSFENGALVEPLAVGHHIVDMAEMPAGASVLIIGGGPIGVAVALFARQAGARHVIVSEMSAARRAKALEVGATGVIDPKTEDVAAAFHRMADDRAPQVVFECVGVPGMLKQAVDLVGLRGRVVVAGVVFTEDVIAPVVALGKEVSIRFSQAYTERDFEAVIDAIAKGLINPRPIHSSTVSLDELPAAFDALMTPSTQCKVLIRP from the coding sequence ATGCGCGCCGCCATATTTCAGCAGGCTGGAAAGCCTCTTTCGATCGAGAATGTCCCCGATCCGACGCCCGCCGCCGACCAGGTCCTCCTTGAAGTCGCCAATGCCGGAATCTGCGGTTCCGACCTTCACATGGCGCAAAGCGATCATACCCCGGCCGGATTGATCCTGGGCCATGAATTCGCCGGCGTGATTTCCGCCCTGGGGAAGGATGTGGCGGGATGGAAGGTCGGTGACAGAGTGACGGCGCTACCGCTCAATGCCTGCAATTCCTGCAATGCCTGCGACAGTGGCCTGCCTGCGCTGTGTAGTCAGAACCTGTTTACGGGCTGCTATCTGACCGCTCAGGGCGCCTATGCGCAGTTCGTAACGGCGCGCGGCAGCATGTTGCAGCGCCTGCCCGATGGCGTCAGCTTCGAGAATGGCGCACTTGTCGAACCGCTCGCTGTGGGACACCATATTGTCGATATGGCGGAAATGCCCGCCGGTGCATCGGTGCTGATCATCGGCGGCGGCCCGATAGGGGTCGCCGTGGCGCTGTTCGCCCGGCAGGCAGGCGCGCGCCATGTCATCGTCAGCGAAATGTCAGCCGCCCGACGCGCCAAAGCGCTGGAAGTGGGCGCAACCGGCGTGATCGATCCCAAGACCGAAGATGTGGCTGCGGCCTTCCATCGCATGGCCGATGATCGTGCGCCCCAGGTCGTTTTCGAATGCGTCGGAGTGCCCGGCATGCTGAAGCAGGCGGTCGATCTCGTCGGGCTGCGCGGGCGCGTGGTTGTGGCCGGGGTGGTCTTTACCGAAGACGTCATCGCCCCCGTCGTCGCTTTGGGCAAGGAAGTTTCCATCCGCTTCAGCCAGGCCTATACGGAGCGGGATTTCGAAGCGGTGATCGACGCTATCGCAAAGGGCCTGATCAACCCGCGCCCGATCCATAGTTCCACCGTGTCGCTCGACGAACTGCCCGCAGCCTTCGACGCGCTGATGACGCCTTCGACACAATGTAAGGTATTGATCCGGCCGTAA